One Shewanella sp. MR-4 DNA window includes the following coding sequences:
- the pyrF gene encoding orotidine-5'-phosphate decarboxylase has product MTTKPILVALDYDNKNHALQLIDQLDPNMCRLKVGKEMFTLFGPQLVKDIHDRGFDLFLDLKFHDIPNTVAKAVAAAAELGVWMTNVHASGGLAMMEAAKKALLPYGNDAPMLIAVTVLTSMSDEDLKLIGIDVPAFEHVQRLAKLTKQAGLDGVVCSAQEASVLKSLLGQDFKLITPGIRPVGSDVGDQHRVMTPSQALAAGSDYLVIGRPITKAADPLAALQAIHQSLA; this is encoded by the coding sequence ATGACGACCAAACCTATCCTCGTAGCGCTTGATTACGATAATAAAAACCACGCCTTACAACTGATAGATCAACTCGATCCCAACATGTGCCGCCTTAAAGTGGGCAAAGAAATGTTCACCCTGTTTGGCCCACAATTGGTGAAAGATATTCACGACCGTGGTTTCGATCTTTTCCTCGACTTAAAGTTTCACGATATTCCTAATACGGTCGCCAAAGCGGTCGCGGCCGCGGCAGAACTGGGCGTGTGGATGACAAACGTGCATGCCAGCGGCGGCTTGGCCATGATGGAAGCGGCAAAAAAAGCGTTGCTGCCCTATGGTAATGATGCGCCTATGCTAATCGCAGTAACGGTTCTCACTTCCATGAGTGATGAAGATTTAAAACTCATCGGCATTGATGTTCCTGCCTTTGAGCATGTGCAACGTCTCGCGAAACTCACCAAGCAGGCGGGCCTCGATGGTGTAGTCTGTTCGGCGCAAGAGGCAAGCGTACTTAAATCACTCTTAGGTCAAGATTTTAAACTTATCACCCCGGGGATCCGCCCTGTGGGCAGCGACGTGGGCGACCAACACCGGGTGATGACGCCATCGCAGGCGCTTGCAGCCGGTTCTGATTATTTAGTGATTGGTCGACCAATCACTAAGGCCGCCGACCCTCTGGCTGCACTGCAGGCGATTCATCAATCTCTAGCTTGA
- a CDS encoding SDR family oxidoreductase — protein sequence MLNTTMFNYQGKNVVVVGGTSGINLAIANAFALAGANVAVASRSQDKIDAAVLQLKQSNPDGIHLGVSFDVRDLAAVEQGFDTIASEFGFIDVLVSGAAGNFPATAAKLSANGFKAVMDIDLLGSFQVLKTAYPLLRRPQGNIIQISAPQASIAMPMQAHVCAAKAGVDMLTRTLAIEWGCEGIRINSIVPGPIAGTEGFNRLAPSAALQQGVAQSVPLKRNGEGQDIANAAMFLGSELASYITGVVLPVDGGWSLGGASIAMSD from the coding sequence ATGCTGAATACTACGATGTTTAATTATCAAGGTAAGAATGTTGTCGTTGTCGGTGGTACGAGTGGAATTAACCTCGCGATTGCCAACGCCTTTGCGCTGGCTGGCGCGAATGTGGCGGTGGCGAGTCGCAGCCAAGACAAGATTGATGCCGCCGTGTTGCAGCTAAAGCAGTCAAATCCTGATGGGATCCACCTTGGGGTGAGTTTTGATGTCAGGGATTTGGCTGCGGTCGAGCAGGGGTTTGACACTATCGCCTCCGAATTTGGCTTTATCGATGTGTTGGTAAGTGGCGCTGCAGGTAACTTTCCGGCTACAGCGGCAAAACTCTCTGCTAATGGCTTTAAAGCCGTGATGGACATTGATCTGCTGGGCAGTTTTCAAGTGCTAAAGACGGCTTATCCTTTACTGCGTCGCCCCCAAGGGAATATTATTCAAATCTCGGCGCCGCAGGCATCGATAGCCATGCCAATGCAAGCTCATGTGTGCGCTGCTAAAGCTGGTGTAGACATGCTCACTCGGACATTGGCGATAGAATGGGGCTGTGAAGGGATTCGAATTAACTCGATTGTGCCTGGTCCTATTGCGGGCACAGAAGGCTTTAACCGCTTAGCGCCGAGTGCAGCTCTGCAACAAGGAGTGGCACAATCAGTACCGTTAAAACGCAATGGTGAAGGGCAGGACATTGCTAATGCCGCGATGTTTTTAGGCTCTGAGTTGGCCTCCTACATCACAGGGGTTGTGCTTCCTGTCGATGGCGGATGGTCGCTCGGTGGCGCCAGCATTGCGATGTCGGATTAA
- a CDS encoding DUF2058 domain-containing protein has translation MANALQEQLLKAGLASKQKVRDVKTQKRRDKKARVDDGSSALKHEIAEQKRLQAEKDKALNEQRFAEATARGQVRGLVSEFTQFAIKIPSHAEVKFNYTLDNKIYSVYIDEKIQSELLKGLLGIVRYEDKSYLVPHKLAERVNLLVPQWCGYLWQQDEGKAIEVEDDPYADYAIPDDLMW, from the coding sequence ATGGCGAATGCATTACAAGAGCAGCTGCTTAAGGCTGGCCTTGCCAGTAAACAAAAAGTGCGCGATGTGAAAACGCAAAAACGTCGCGATAAAAAGGCGCGCGTTGACGATGGTTCAAGTGCATTGAAGCACGAGATTGCTGAGCAAAAACGTCTGCAGGCAGAAAAAGATAAGGCATTAAACGAACAGCGTTTTGCTGAGGCTACAGCACGCGGGCAAGTGCGTGGTTTGGTGAGTGAGTTCACTCAATTTGCCATTAAGATCCCAAGCCATGCCGAGGTCAAGTTTAACTATACCCTCGATAATAAAATCTATTCAGTCTATATCGATGAGAAAATCCAATCGGAACTGCTTAAAGGACTGTTAGGGATCGTTCGATATGAAGATAAGAGCTACCTTGTCCCCCATAAATTGGCTGAGCGCGTCAATCTTTTAGTGCCACAATGGTGCGGTTATCTATGGCAACAGGATGAAGGGAAGGCGATAGAGGTCGAAGATGACCCCTATGCTGATTATGCGATCCCGGACGATTTAATGTGGTAA
- a CDS encoding acyl-CoA dehydrogenase family protein, whose translation MNPYQAPLADMRFLLEQVFDAPNTWAQLPDIAEMVDMDTAGAILEEAAKISAELIHPLNRAGDEQGVLHQDNRVITPDGYKAVYDQYSQGGWVGLCGEPEFGGMGMPKMLGVLVDEMAYSACNAFTLYGSLTAGAALCINAHGSEEIKETYLPKLYSGEWAGAMDMTEPQAGSDLRNIRTRAIPQDDGSYAISGSKIFITGGDHDLTENVIHLVLAKLPESKGISLFLVPKTTVNADGSLGQANGVTVGSIEHKMGLKGSATCVMNFDEAKGYLIGEPNRGLVCMFTMMNYERLAIGIQGLGSAQAAYQMAADYAKERNQGVAAGGSPTGSDSDPIIVHGDVRRMLMTIRAMTEAGRALSVFTGKQLDLAKYAEDEVKAKAARYVGLLTPVAKAFLTDRGLDATIMAQQVFGGHGYIRETGIEQLVRDTRIAQIYEGTNGIQAIDFLGRKVTGDNLATLKEFVAELKAQMRGFTRVDAVKVAAVCARLDALVIVAESVNEHKVAQPALINASAVDFLDAFGYTLYGFYWLAMLDKAVDAEDKQFAEQKSYLAKFYFDKLLPKADYHLAQVRAGDTSTMAIPAELF comes from the coding sequence ATGAATCCTTACCAAGCTCCGTTAGCGGATATGCGTTTCTTATTGGAACAGGTTTTTGATGCGCCAAATACTTGGGCACAACTCCCTGATATTGCTGAAATGGTCGATATGGATACGGCCGGCGCGATTCTCGAAGAAGCCGCGAAAATCAGTGCTGAATTAATCCATCCGCTTAACCGTGCTGGCGATGAGCAAGGTGTTCTTCATCAGGATAATCGAGTGATTACGCCCGATGGTTATAAAGCCGTTTACGATCAATATTCCCAAGGCGGCTGGGTGGGCCTGTGTGGTGAACCCGAGTTTGGTGGTATGGGTATGCCGAAAATGCTCGGTGTGTTAGTCGATGAAATGGCTTACAGCGCCTGTAATGCATTTACCCTGTATGGTTCACTCACGGCTGGTGCCGCGCTGTGTATTAATGCCCACGGCAGTGAAGAGATCAAAGAAACCTATTTACCAAAACTCTACAGCGGTGAATGGGCAGGGGCTATGGATATGACGGAGCCTCAGGCGGGCTCAGATCTACGTAATATCCGTACCCGTGCGATCCCACAGGATGACGGCAGTTATGCCATCAGCGGCAGCAAGATTTTTATCACGGGTGGCGATCATGATTTAACCGAGAACGTCATTCATTTAGTGCTCGCAAAACTTCCTGAAAGCAAAGGTATTTCACTGTTCCTCGTGCCTAAAACAACGGTCAATGCCGATGGCAGTTTAGGCCAAGCGAACGGTGTCACTGTCGGTTCAATCGAACACAAAATGGGTCTTAAGGGCTCTGCAACCTGCGTGATGAACTTTGATGAGGCCAAAGGTTACCTGATTGGCGAGCCTAATCGTGGTCTAGTGTGTATGTTCACTATGATGAATTACGAACGTTTAGCCATTGGTATTCAAGGGCTTGGCAGTGCACAAGCCGCTTATCAAATGGCCGCCGATTATGCCAAAGAGCGCAACCAAGGCGTTGCCGCTGGCGGCTCACCTACGGGCAGCGACTCCGATCCTATTATTGTGCATGGTGACGTGCGTCGTATGCTGATGACAATCAGAGCGATGACAGAGGCGGGGCGCGCACTCTCAGTATTTACCGGTAAACAACTCGATTTAGCAAAATATGCCGAAGATGAAGTTAAAGCCAAGGCTGCTCGTTATGTGGGCTTGTTAACACCTGTAGCGAAAGCATTTTTAACAGACCGTGGTTTAGATGCCACTATCATGGCACAGCAAGTGTTTGGTGGTCATGGCTATATTCGCGAAACAGGCATTGAGCAGTTAGTACGTGATACTCGTATTGCCCAGATTTACGAAGGTACCAACGGCATTCAGGCCATCGACTTCCTCGGTCGAAAAGTCACAGGTGACAACTTAGCGACGCTAAAAGAATTTGTCGCCGAGTTGAAAGCGCAAATGCGCGGGTTCACCCGAGTTGATGCGGTGAAAGTGGCCGCCGTTTGTGCCCGTTTAGATGCCTTAGTCATTGTCGCTGAGTCAGTCAATGAACACAAAGTCGCTCAGCCAGCACTAATCAACGCGAGTGCCGTCGACTTTTTGGATGCCTTTGGTTACACCCTCTATGGTTTCTATTGGTTAGCCATGTTAGATAAAGCCGTTGATGCTGAAGATAAACAGTTTGCCGAGCAGAAATCCTACCTAGCCAAATTCTATTTCGACAAGTTGCTGCCTAAAGCTGACTATCACTTAGCGCAAGTGCGCGCGGGAGATACCAGCACAATGGCGATACCAGCAGAACTGTTCTAA
- the dacB gene encoding D-alanyl-D-alanine carboxypeptidase/D-alanyl-D-alanine-endopeptidase, whose amino-acid sequence MTHSINKDQLQASFTRPKLKGLLLGSMLSILLPTQAIAAIHPLDESTFAKQIADIAPRHSQVALLARDLSTNTLLYSQQADTLFIPASTQKVLTAVTAMASLGPDFRYVTELWSDAPIRQGHIAGSVYLRFSGDPTLTQDDLKALFAHLQKQGITSIEGHLYLIGDKQEQLQAPGWVWDDLGICFAAPVSSYIINQNCVYGQFAPSSAKHASEVKLRASSFGVKVSSDAIFSPKAGHDFCQLDLVRLGQNQYHLRGCYPGSEAIPLAIAISDPEKFAMDTLTATLKGEISLSGKVKIGNTIPSKAKLIASHSSAPLPELLKTMLLKSDNLIADSLFKRVGQNYYKAQGSFTHGAAAMRHILTELGIDLTNANIVDGSGLSRYNLLSAKQLADVLALIYQDARFHTLIDSLPEAGVSGTLQYRLGYTKPPLKHLVFAKTGSMQGVANLAGFMRLAQQRDILFVVLENGISPETKKQRKPAFSADFLTRLLSAVETQTQTSQTTTTELSTVKLSD is encoded by the coding sequence ATGACGCACTCGATAAACAAGGATCAGTTACAGGCATCATTCACTCGCCCCAAGCTTAAGGGATTACTTTTAGGCAGCATGTTAAGTATTCTGCTGCCAACCCAAGCGATTGCAGCAATTCATCCGCTGGATGAGTCGACATTTGCCAAGCAAATCGCCGACATTGCCCCGCGTCATTCGCAAGTCGCTTTGCTGGCCCGTGATTTAAGTACTAATACCCTGTTATACAGCCAGCAAGCCGATACCTTATTTATCCCCGCCAGCACGCAAAAGGTGCTGACCGCCGTGACCGCTATGGCCAGCCTTGGCCCAGATTTTCGCTATGTCACTGAGCTCTGGAGTGATGCGCCCATTCGCCAAGGTCATATTGCGGGCAGTGTTTATCTGCGTTTTAGCGGCGATCCAACGCTGACTCAGGACGATCTCAAAGCCTTGTTTGCCCATCTACAAAAGCAAGGCATAACAAGCATTGAGGGGCATCTCTATCTGATCGGGGATAAACAGGAACAATTACAAGCACCTGGTTGGGTGTGGGATGACCTAGGGATTTGCTTTGCAGCGCCGGTATCCAGTTACATCATCAATCAAAACTGCGTTTATGGGCAGTTTGCGCCAAGCTCAGCCAAACATGCCTCTGAGGTCAAATTAAGGGCATCCAGTTTTGGGGTGAAAGTCAGTAGCGATGCCATATTCTCCCCTAAAGCAGGCCATGATTTTTGCCAGCTCGATTTAGTACGCCTTGGCCAAAACCAATATCATCTACGCGGCTGCTATCCCGGCAGTGAAGCGATACCACTGGCGATTGCCATTAGCGATCCCGAAAAATTTGCCATGGACACCCTAACCGCGACGCTCAAGGGGGAAATATCACTTTCGGGGAAAGTGAAAATAGGCAATACCATCCCTTCTAAGGCGAAACTGATTGCCAGCCATAGCAGCGCGCCCTTGCCTGAGCTGTTAAAAACCATGCTGTTGAAGTCGGATAACCTCATCGCCGACAGTTTGTTTAAGCGCGTGGGGCAAAATTATTACAAAGCCCAAGGCAGCTTTACCCATGGTGCTGCGGCTATGCGCCATATTCTGACTGAGCTTGGGATTGATTTAACCAACGCTAATATTGTCGATGGTTCAGGGCTTTCTCGCTATAACCTGTTGAGCGCAAAACAGTTAGCCGATGTACTGGCGCTCATTTACCAAGATGCACGCTTTCACACCCTCATTGACAGTTTGCCCGAGGCCGGTGTCAGCGGCACACTGCAATATCGCTTGGGATATACTAAACCGCCCTTAAAACATCTAGTGTTTGCCAAGACCGGCTCGATGCAGGGCGTTGCCAATTTAGCTGGCTTTATGCGTTTAGCGCAGCAACGGGATATTCTATTTGTGGTACTTGAGAACGGCATTAGCCCCGAAACTAAAAAACAGCGTAAACCCGCCTTTAGCGCCGATTTTTTAACTCGGCTGCTGAGCGCTGTCGAAACTCAGACTCAGACCAGCCAAACAACGACCACAGAGCTGAGCACCGTTAAGTTAAGTGATTAA
- a CDS encoding DUF1904 domain-containing protein, with protein MPHISMRGLPQAVVAELSQTLLQSLAAICKGNAESFTLDWIPSISYRNGRIDQRFVQIELLWFPVDPDIHLKVEQTIRLAVTEAYPELTQIAVMFLSLTPSASYRGGQHV; from the coding sequence ATGCCTCATATTAGTATGCGCGGCTTGCCACAGGCAGTTGTTGCAGAGCTTAGCCAAACATTACTGCAGTCTTTGGCGGCTATATGTAAAGGTAATGCAGAGAGTTTTACATTAGATTGGATCCCAAGCATCAGCTACCGTAATGGTAGAATTGATCAACGCTTTGTCCAAATCGAATTGCTTTGGTTTCCTGTCGACCCTGATATCCATCTTAAAGTAGAACAAACGATCAGGCTGGCAGTGACAGAAGCCTATCCAGAATTAACCCAAATTGCTGTGATGTTTTTGTCACTGACCCCAAGCGCTTCCTATCGGGGTGGTCAGCATGTTTAA
- the pssA gene encoding CDP-diacylglycerol--serine O-phosphatidyltransferase yields the protein MLDKLGGIAIQPEALTWLLTPCRFKAELLSRIENAKDSIYIAALYLEDDEAGREILQALMTAKANNPALDIKILVDFHRARRGLIGHKGDSGNYLMYRKVMAEAEHPIDIMGVPVKSREFMGVLHLKGFVIDDAVIYSGASLNNIYLQQNDKYRFDRYHVIESAELARSMRTMIQRYIIADPAVASLTQDAQQEVLPPKTDVRSFKLRLSQAQYEFNATRSGNRVTPLLGLGRKHNLLNKAVIAMVEESKDRLFICTPYFNPPYILVRALAKHLRKGKRIDIVVGDKTANDFYIPPEQDFSTIGALPYLYEQSLRKFAKRQQWAIDNGQLNIHLWKHGINSYHLKGISADGRKHLITGSNLNPRAWALDLENGLLIHDESGSWKAQFEAEQSHILEHTQRLYHYSQVDTLQSYPAPVKKIMNRIRRLKADFLLRRIL from the coding sequence TTGCTAGATAAGCTTGGTGGAATAGCCATTCAACCCGAGGCTTTAACGTGGTTGCTTACGCCATGCCGATTTAAGGCAGAATTGCTTAGCCGTATCGAAAATGCCAAGGACAGCATTTATATCGCCGCACTCTATCTTGAAGACGATGAGGCGGGGCGCGAAATTTTACAGGCCTTGATGACGGCTAAGGCGAATAACCCCGCGTTAGATATCAAGATTTTGGTCGATTTTCACCGTGCTAGACGCGGCTTGATTGGTCACAAGGGCGACAGCGGTAACTATCTGATGTACCGCAAGGTTATGGCCGAGGCAGAGCATCCTATTGACATTATGGGCGTGCCGGTCAAATCCCGTGAGTTTATGGGCGTGCTGCACCTTAAGGGCTTTGTGATTGATGATGCGGTGATTTACAGCGGTGCCAGCCTGAATAACATTTATCTGCAGCAAAACGATAAATACCGCTTCGACCGTTACCATGTAATTGAGTCGGCCGAGTTAGCGCGCAGTATGCGCACTATGATCCAGCGTTATATCATTGCCGATCCTGCCGTTGCCTCACTTACTCAAGATGCGCAGCAAGAAGTCTTGCCACCTAAAACCGATGTGCGCAGCTTCAAACTGCGATTATCACAGGCACAGTACGAGTTTAACGCGACCCGCAGTGGCAACCGTGTCACCCCTTTACTGGGATTAGGCCGCAAACATAACCTGCTGAATAAAGCCGTGATTGCCATGGTGGAAGAGTCAAAAGATAGGCTGTTTATTTGCACGCCTTATTTTAATCCTCCCTATATTTTGGTGCGTGCCTTGGCTAAGCACCTGCGCAAAGGCAAACGTATCGACATAGTCGTAGGGGATAAAACGGCGAATGATTTTTACATTCCGCCCGAGCAGGATTTTTCTACCATAGGGGCCTTGCCGTATCTGTATGAGCAATCGCTGCGAAAATTTGCTAAGCGTCAGCAATGGGCAATCGATAATGGTCAGCTTAATATTCACCTGTGGAAACACGGCATCAATAGCTATCACCTCAAGGGGATCAGTGCAGATGGTCGTAAGCATTTGATCACGGGCTCAAACTTAAACCCAAGAGCATGGGCGCTGGATTTAGAGAATGGGTTACTCATTCACGATGAAAGCGGTAGCTGGAAGGCGCAATTCGAGGCCGAACAAAGCCATATCCTCGAACACACGCAACGGCTGTATCACTACAGTCAAGTGGATACCTTACAAAGCTATCCCGCCCCAGTGAAGAAGATTATGAATCGCATTAGAAGGCTAAAAGCAGATTTCCTGCTCAGACGGATCCTCTAA
- the emrD gene encoding multidrug efflux MFS transporter EmrD, producing MMSDKIPSLISQKAPTPAAGNTTQLLFMLVFMVACGQMAQTIFVPALPLIAQGLAVDASKLQALMACYLLAYGLCQFIYGPLSDRVGRKIPLLIGIGIFIVGAFMAAEATSFSQLIFASLLQGLGTASAGALCRSIPRDHYFGDNLVKFNSYVSMAVVFLPLVAPFLGSFASAYFGWQAVYWVLFGFGSFVWLLICFGFKESLPKEKREQQPILASYRHVLRHRGFRAYLLSLIATFAGIAAFEAIAGVLYGQYLQLSPVMVSCYFVAPIPGYLLGALIAGRKKQPQRTVLQGVALLGAGALFILIPGIFQLVVGWSLLIGSILFFSGAGMLFPTLTSAALEPFPRQAGIAGALLGGLQNFGAGLAALTMSLVPMGGQLSIGLLSALMVLLVIVALHYARDQNDSHHTLLPQNS from the coding sequence ATGATGTCAGACAAAATACCGTCTTTAATCTCACAAAAAGCGCCGACACCCGCAGCAGGCAACACTACTCAGTTACTCTTTATGCTGGTATTTATGGTGGCTTGCGGGCAGATGGCACAAACCATATTTGTCCCCGCACTCCCCCTTATCGCCCAGGGCTTAGCCGTGGATGCCAGTAAATTACAGGCGTTGATGGCCTGTTATCTACTCGCCTACGGCTTATGTCAGTTTATCTATGGCCCATTATCCGACCGAGTTGGGCGTAAAATTCCGCTGCTCATTGGCATCGGGATTTTTATCGTCGGCGCGTTTATGGCGGCAGAAGCCACAAGTTTTAGCCAACTGATTTTCGCGAGCTTACTTCAGGGACTGGGTACAGCGAGTGCCGGCGCGCTGTGCCGCAGTATTCCAAGGGACCATTATTTTGGCGATAACTTAGTAAAATTTAATAGTTATGTGTCTATGGCCGTGGTGTTTTTGCCCTTGGTGGCGCCCTTCTTAGGCAGCTTCGCCTCGGCTTACTTTGGATGGCAAGCGGTTTATTGGGTGCTATTTGGATTTGGCTCTTTTGTTTGGCTACTCATTTGCTTTGGCTTTAAGGAGTCCTTACCAAAAGAGAAGCGGGAACAACAACCCATATTGGCATCCTATCGCCATGTGCTGCGTCACCGTGGCTTTAGGGCCTATTTGCTGTCTCTTATCGCCACTTTTGCCGGAATAGCCGCCTTCGAAGCCATAGCTGGTGTGCTCTATGGCCAATATTTGCAACTCTCGCCTGTTATGGTGAGCTGCTATTTTGTGGCCCCAATCCCAGGATATTTGCTCGGTGCCCTTATTGCTGGCAGAAAAAAACAGCCACAGCGAACTGTTTTACAAGGTGTTGCCCTTCTGGGAGCGGGTGCGCTGTTTATCTTGATCCCCGGAATATTTCAGCTGGTCGTGGGGTGGAGTTTATTGATAGGTTCAATTCTGTTCTTTAGCGGCGCAGGCATGTTATTTCCGACATTAACCTCGGCCGCTTTAGAACCATTTCCGCGTCAGGCAGGAATTGCAGGTGCCTTGCTAGGCGGTTTACAAAATTTCGGCGCGGGGCTTGCCGCCTTAACCATGTCTTTAGTGCCTATGGGTGGCCAGTTAAGTATCGGTTTGCTGAGTGCACTGATGGTGCTGTTAGTGATTGTCGCCTTGCATTATGCTAGGGATCAAAACGATAGCCATCACACTCTGTTACCACAAAACTCATAG
- the ampC gene encoding class C beta-lactamase, translating to MSTFSQSLLRHPHNARFSGQLSSNRLGPTALGLLLLSTTPLLTYAASDARNAEHLQTEQIQALVDSAVNPLMTEYGIPGAIVGISLNGQRYFFPYGVSSKTSNQRVSTNTLFEIGSISKTFTATLATYAQVQGKLTLTDKVSEYVPELRGSAFDQINLINLATHTAGDLPMQVPDKVTNNVELMRYFKEWQPAYAAGTHRNYANPSIGLLGLIAAKQLGQSFTEAMEQTVFPQLGMTSSYLKVPTNKMVDYAQGYNKQDQPVRLNPGVLADEAYGIKTSAVDLLRFVETNMQQHTISNTLQQAIDATHMGYFDVGMMTQEMIWEHYPYPITLDKLLAGHTQDVVFGSMPVKAIEPRQVQQSDQWVNKTGSTGGFAAYVAYLPAKKLAMVLLSNKNYPVPPRVTVGYQILTSLETLPN from the coding sequence ATGTCTACATTTAGTCAGTCCCTCCTAAGACATCCCCATAATGCCCGATTTTCAGGTCAATTGAGTTCAAATCGTTTGGGGCCAACCGCGTTAGGCTTATTGCTGCTCTCGACTACGCCATTGTTAACCTATGCAGCATCAGATGCGCGCAATGCGGAACACCTACAAACAGAGCAGATCCAAGCCCTTGTAGATTCGGCGGTTAATCCCTTAATGACAGAGTATGGGATCCCAGGTGCAATCGTTGGGATCAGCCTCAATGGGCAAAGGTATTTCTTCCCCTATGGTGTTAGCTCTAAGACCAGCAATCAAAGAGTCAGTACAAACACATTGTTTGAGATAGGTTCCATCAGTAAAACCTTTACCGCGACACTCGCAACTTATGCTCAAGTTCAAGGGAAACTCACACTCACGGATAAGGTGAGTGAGTATGTGCCCGAATTAAGGGGCAGTGCTTTTGACCAGATAAATCTTATCAATCTCGCGACCCATACCGCGGGCGATTTGCCCATGCAAGTGCCTGATAAGGTGACCAACAATGTTGAATTAATGCGTTATTTTAAAGAATGGCAACCCGCTTATGCCGCGGGAACACACCGTAACTATGCCAATCCCAGCATTGGCTTACTCGGCTTAATTGCGGCAAAACAGTTGGGGCAAAGCTTTACTGAGGCCATGGAACAAACCGTCTTTCCACAACTTGGCATGACTAGCAGTTATCTTAAGGTGCCAACAAATAAAATGGTTGATTATGCCCAAGGTTATAATAAGCAAGACCAGCCGGTGCGTCTTAATCCCGGCGTATTGGCCGATGAGGCTTACGGAATAAAAACATCTGCCGTCGATCTACTGCGTTTTGTTGAGACTAATATGCAACAGCATACTATTTCTAACACGCTGCAACAGGCTATCGATGCCACACATATGGGCTATTTTGATGTGGGCATGATGACACAAGAGATGATTTGGGAGCATTATCCCTATCCAATAACCCTCGACAAGCTACTTGCGGGACATACTCAAGATGTAGTGTTTGGTAGCATGCCAGTTAAAGCCATCGAGCCGCGACAGGTACAACAGTCTGATCAGTGGGTAAATAAGACTGGCTCAACCGGCGGTTTTGCCGCCTATGTGGCTTATCTTCCCGCAAAAAAACTGGCCATGGTGTTACTCAGTAATAAAAATTATCCCGTGCCCCCTAGGGTGACTGTGGGCTACCAAATATTAACCAGTTTAGAAACACTGCCAAACTAA
- a CDS encoding tRNA-uridine aminocarboxypropyltransferase — MALAPHAVHRLYEYRKSLSTKPFGARGKKLIRCHLCLLGEQFCTCSLRKQLTTQASFILIMYNDEVLKPTNSGRLIADLIPDTHAFLWSRTEPAPELLALLASSDYQPFLVFPAQYADQGQTVLTEVPMASLAEGKRPLLIMLDGSWREAIKMFRKSTYLQGLPMLSFDPDTLATYALRKGSHDFQLGTAEVASLALAAMGEEANAKALTAWFDLFVESSLLGRNRRCREDILPISDFTDAFEAAYHAATPTSN, encoded by the coding sequence ATGGCTCTAGCCCCCCACGCTGTACATCGTTTATATGAATACCGTAAATCCCTTTCAACTAAGCCCTTTGGCGCCCGCGGAAAAAAACTCATCCGCTGTCACTTGTGTCTATTGGGTGAGCAATTTTGTACCTGTTCGCTGCGTAAACAGTTGACTACTCAGGCAAGTTTTATACTTATCATGTATAACGATGAGGTATTAAAACCCACCAATAGTGGCCGCTTGATTGCCGATCTTATTCCCGATACTCATGCCTTTCTCTGGTCGCGCACCGAACCCGCCCCTGAGCTGCTGGCACTATTGGCCTCAAGCGACTATCAACCGTTTTTAGTCTTTCCCGCGCAATATGCCGACCAAGGGCAAACCGTATTGACTGAAGTTCCTATGGCGAGTCTTGCCGAGGGTAAACGACCTTTGCTGATTATGCTCGACGGCAGTTGGCGTGAGGCAATTAAGATGTTTCGCAAGAGTACCTATCTGCAAGGCTTACCTATGTTGTCCTTCGATCCCGACACCTTAGCAACCTACGCCCTGCGTAAGGGCAGCCATGACTTTCAATTAGGCACGGCGGAAGTGGCGTCATTGGCATTGGCGGCTATGGGCGAAGAGGCCAATGCCAAGGCATTAACGGCATGGTTCGATCTCTTTGTTGAGTCATCATTGCTAGGACGTAACCGCCGCTGCCGTGAAGACATTTTACCCATCAGCGATTTTACCGACGCCTTTGAAGCGGCTTACCATGCTGCAACGCCTACCAGCAATTAA